The DNA region CCCGGCGTGCCGTCCTCGGCGTAGCGCGGCGCCTGGTTGGTCGAGCTCGCGAAGTTCATGTTGCCGAGGCCGCCGCGGCCGCCCTTCGCGATCACGACGCGCTCGCCCGCGGTCCCCAGGTCGCAGAGCTGCTCGCCGGTGGCCGCGTCCTTCACCACCGTGCCCGGCGGGACGCGCAGGACCAGGTCCGCGCCGTCCTTGCCGTTCATGTCCGAGCCGCTGCCCTTCTCGCCGTTCCGCGCCTTGTGCTCGCGGATGTAGCGGTAGTCGAGCAGGGTGGAGAGCTGCGGATCGACCTCCAGCACCACGTCGCCGCCGTTGCCGCCGTCGCCGCCGGCCGGGCCGCCTCGCGGGATGAACTTCTCGCGACGCCACGCGACGGCGCCGTCGCCGCCGTCGCCGGCCTTCACGTGGATCTTCACCTCGTCGACGAACTTCACGAGCGACCTCGAGAAACGCGAAGCGCCGCGGACCCGAGGATCCGCGGCGCGCGCAGTGCCGTCGCCCCGAGCCGTGCCGGAGGCGAGGGGAGCTTACGCCCCGGGGAGCACCGACACCACGCGGCGGTCGCCGCGGGTCCGGCTGTACTTCACGGTGCCGTCGATGAGGGCGAACAGCGTGAAGTCCTTGCCCATGCCGACGTTCTGGCCGGGGTGGACGAGCGTGCCGACCTGGCGGACGAGGATGTTGCCCGCGACCACCTTCTCGGACCCGTAGACCTTGATCCCGCGGCGCTGGCCGGGAGAGTCGCGCCCGTTGCGCGAAGAGCCCTGTCCCTTTTTGTGAGCCATTTCCTGCTCCGTTCGCCCCGGGCCTTAGGCCCGGACCGTGGTGATGAGGACCTCGGTGTAGGGCTGACGGTGGCCCCGCTTCTTGGTCCAGCCTTCCTTCTTCTTCCGGAAGTGGATGACCTTCTTGTGCTTGCCCTGGGCGACGATCTCGCCCTCGACGGTGACGCCGGCCAGGGTCGGCTTGCCGACCTTCGCCTCGCCCTCGCCGCCGACGAGCAGCACGTCGAAGTTCACCTTCCCGCCGACGTCGCCGGCGAGCTTCTCGATCTTCACCCGGTCGCCCTGGGCGACGCGATACTGCTTCCCGCCGGTCCGAATCACCGCGTACATCGCTTCTCCTCGGAATCTGGGGAGGAAAACACGGCCGCGCGCATGGGAGCGCGACGAACCGGCCCTCCGGAAGGGCGGTCATATACGATCGCGCCGCGGCACCTGTCAAGGAATGCCGGGCGGTTGGATCGGCGCACCCGGACTGCCGCCGGAGGGGGGGCGCCGATGTGGGCACCCCTCCGCCTTGCGGCGTGCGGCCGATCGACCGATCCTCCGCGTCCTATGAACAAGCGACACCTGATCGCCCTCGCGGGCGCCCTCGCGCTCCCCTGCCTCGCGGAGGCCCAGGCCTCGGTGCAGCTTCGCCTGGACCTTCCGGTCGTCATCCCGCAGCTCGTGGTGGTCTCCCCCGGCGTGCAGGTGGTGCCCGACGTCGAGGAGGAGGTCTTCTTCGTGGACAGCTGGTACTGGGTCCGCCACGACGGCGGCTGGTACCGCGCCCGCAGCCCGCGCGGCGGCTGGGTCTACATGCAGCCGCGCTACGTGCCGGCCCGCCTCGTCCAGGTCCCGCCCGGCAAGTACAAGCGCTACCACCCGGGCAAGGGCCACGGCGCGCCCGCCCGCTACGAGGGTGGCGGCCACGGCGGCGGCCATGGCGGGCACGGCGGCGAGTACGGCCACCCCGGCAAGGGGAAGGGCCACGGCAAGCACTGACGCGCGCGCCTGACGCGTGCGGCACCGGCGGGCGGTGGGGTCGATCCCCGCCGCCCGCGCCGCGTCCGGCGCCCGCGATCAGAGCCCGAAGTGCGCCGGCGACAGCCCCTTCCACTGGCAGTACTCGCGCAGCTCGCGCTTCACGAGCCCCCAGGTCAGCGCGAGCGCCAGGACGTCGTCGGTGAAGCCGAACGGCACCAGGAAGTCGGGGACGAGGTCGATGGGCGAGACCACGTACACCACCGCCGCCGCCAGCGCGGCGACCGCCTTCCACGGGACCTTGCGGTAGGTGCCGTTCGCGTAGTCGCGGATCACCATCCAGAGCAGGCGCAGCTTGCTGCGCAGCTTCGCCGGCGCGGTCTTCGCGTACCAGGGCGGGCGCGCCAGGAAGCGCCGCGCCGACTCGGCGTGCGCGGCGGCCGTCTCCGGCGTCACGTCGCGCGCGTCGCGGGCGAGCTCGCGGGCGGCCGCGTCGCGGCAGGAGATGCAGTCGCCGTTCGTGCCCTGGGGGCGGCCGCAGGCGGGGCAGGTGCGGGGGGCCATGCCGAGGATCCTAATCCGGGGGGCGGCTCGCGGGGAGCGCCCCGGCCGCGTCGCGCCGGGCTCACCCTTCGCGGGCGCGGCGCCGCGCGCGCTCGGGGCGGCCCGCGGGCTCCGCCTCGACCACCTCGTGGAAGCGGCGGTAGTCCACCGCGCGCCGCCCGTCGGGCAGCGTGCTCACGATCGGCGCGAAGCGGGCGCCCCAGCGGATGCGCGCGGCCGCGTAGACGTGGCGGGCGTAGATGACGCGGGTGAGCGCCTCGTCGTAGCCGCTGAAGGTGACGATGATCTCCGCCTCGGCGGCGGCGAGCGCCCCGCCGTCCGCGCCGGCGAGCGGGCTCGCCGGGCCGATGGGGTGGGCCGCCGTCCAGGCGTGCGAGAACAGCGCGGTGCCGCCGCGCAGGAGCGGCAGGTCGTGCGCGCGCCGGACCGGCTCGCCCTCGTCGTCGAGCTCGTCGCGCACCAGCATCACCGAGACCTTCGCGTCCACCACGTGGCTGGTGCGCTCGTTCGCCATGCGGAACTGGAGCGCCTCGCCGCCGCGGTGCGGGCCGACGACCGCCACCTCGCTGAACAGCACCCGGGCCCGGAGCAGCGAGAACTTCGCGAGCACGATGCCCGCGCCGATCACGAGCTCCGCCCAGCGCACGAACCCCTCCGCGCCGGCCACCAGCCCGGCCGCGAGCGCGCGGGGCGCGAGCGCCGCCCGCACCTCGTCCGCCGAGGCGCCGCGCGCGAGCGCAACCAGCGCCGCCACCGCCGAGCCGCGCGCCGCCGGCCCCGCCTCGCCGAGCGCGTAGTGCGCCGCCTCGAACAGCGCCGCGGTGACGAAGTAGACGAGCGCGTACACGGCGCAGAGGCGCGCCCACGGGCCGGTGACGAGCAGGTGGTACAGGTCGGCGAGCGGGCGCCGCCGCAGGCCGATCGCGACCAGGCCGCGGGTGGCCTGACCGAACACGCGGGTGTGGGTGAGATCCGCCATGCGGCCGCGGATCCTAGACGCCGGGTGCGAGGCGCGGCTAGGCGCCGGACCGCCTACCCCGTCGCTACCGCGCGGTCGCGAGCGCGGCCAGCCCGGCCGCGTGCGGCGCGCGCACCACGCCGCGCTCGGTCACGATGGCGGTGACGAGCGCCGCCGGCGTGACGTCGAACGCCGGGTAGCGCGCCGGGACCCCGGCCGGCGCGATGCGCTGGCCGGCCAGCACGACCACCTCGTCGGAGGCGCGCTCCTCGATGGGGATGTCCGCGCCGGTGGGCGTGGCGAGGTCCACGGTGGACCACGGGGCGGCCACGTAGAACGGCAGCCGGTGGTGCGCCGCGAGGACCGCCAGCGCGTAGGTGCCGATCTTGTTCGCCACGTCGCCGTTCGCGGCGATGCGGTCGGCGCCCACCACCACGCAGCCGATCTCGCCGCGCGCCATGAGCCAGCCGGCCATGCCGTCGGTGAGCACCGTCACCGGGATGCCGTCGCGGTGCAGCTCCCAGGCGGTGAGCCGCGCGCCCTGGAGGAACGGGCGCGTCTCGTCGGCGAACACCGAGATGGCGTTCCCGGCCTCGACCGCGGCGCGCACCACGCCGAGCGCGGTGCCGTAGCCGGCGGTGGCGAGCGCGCCGGCGTTGCAGTGGGTGAGCACCCGGGCGCGGGCGGGCACGAGCGGCGCGCCGAGCGCGCCGATGCGGCGGCAGGCCGCCTCGTCCTCGTCGCGGATGGCGTGCGCCTCGGCCAGCACGTCCGAGGCCGGCGCGCCGATCCGCGCCGACATGCGCCGCACCGCCCAGGCCAGGTTCACCGCGGTGGGCCGGGCGCGGGCGAGCAGGTCCGCCGCGGCGCGCAGCCGCTCCGGGCCGGCGCCCCGCCGCGCCTCGACCGCCAGCGCGTAGGCCGCCGCCACGCCGATGGCGGGCGCGCCGCGCACGGTGAGGTCCTGGATCGCGGCCGCCACCGCCTCGGCGGTGGACAGCTCGAGCCAGCGCTCCTCCGCGGGCAGCGCCTTCTGGTCGAGCAGGCGCACCAGGTCGCGGGCGTCGTCGTACAGCACCGGCCGGAGGGGTTCACGCACCGTCATCGTTCTCCCTTGCCGAGGCCGGCGAAGAGCCGCAGCGCGAAGTACCCGGCCGCGCTCGCGGCCACGCCCGCGGCCGGCCAGCGCCCCTGCGTCGCCAGCACCCCGGCCATCACCGCCGAGCCCGCCAGCGCCAGCGAGAGGAAGAGCTTGCTCGGGCCGCCGGTCGCGCCGGCGCCCGCCGGTCCCGCACCCCACCCTGCCCAGCGCGCCACGGTCAGTCCCCCAGCTTCCTGCGCAGCAGCGCGTTCACCACCGCGGGGTTGCCCTTGCCGCGCATCTCCTTCATGACCTGCCCGACGAAGAAGCCGACGAGGTTCTTGCGGCCGCCGCGGTACTTCTCCACCTCGCCCGGGTTCGCGGCGAGCACCTTGTCCACCGCCGCCTCGATGGCGCCCTCGTCGGAGACCTGCGCCAGCCCCTTCGCCTTCACCACCGCGTCGGGCTCGGCGCCGGTGCGGAAGACCTCCTCCACCACCTGCTTCGCGCCCGGGCCGCCGATGGTGCCGGCGTCGATGAGGCGCAGCACCGCGGCGAGCCGCGCCGGCGTCAGCTTCCAGGCGGCGGGCGCCTCGCCGGTCTCGTTCGCGAGGCGGGCCAGCTCGCCGATCACCCAGTTCGCGACCTTCTTCGCCGCCTCCGGGCCGGCGCCGTACGCGGCGACCGCCGCGTCGAACCAGGCCGACACCGCCGCGTCCGCCACCAGGTTCCCGGCGTCCTGGGCGGAGAGGCCCAGGCTGCGCTGGTAGCGCTCGGCCTTCGCGCGCGGCAGCTCCGGCAGCTCGCCGCGGAGCCGCTCCACCAGCGCCGCCTCCACGATCACCGGCGGCAGGTCCGGCTCCGGGAAGTAGCGGTAGTCGTGCGCCTCCTCCTTCGAGCGCATCGAGCGGGTCTCGCCGCGGTCCGGGTCGAACAGCCGCGTCTCCTGCACCACCGGCTCGCCCGCCTCGATCAGCTCCACCTGGCGGCGGGCCTCGAACTCGATCGCCTGCTTCAGGAAGCGGAACGAGTTCATGTTCTTGATCTCGCAGCGCGTGCCCAGCTCGGAGGCGCCCTTGCGCATCACCGACACGTTCGCGTCGCAGCGGAGCGAGCCCTCCTGCATGTTCCCGTCGTTCACCCCGAGCGCCATCAGGATCGCCCGCAGCGCCTTCAGGTACTCGACCGCCTCCTCCGCGGAGCGCAGGTCCGGGCGCGAGACGATCTCGACGAGCGGCACGCCGGCGCGGTTCAGGTCCACGCCGGACGAGCCGTCGGCGGCGACGTCGTGCACGTTCTTTCCGGCGTCCTCCTCCATGTGGATCCGGACCAGCCGCGCGGTGTGGTCGCGGCCGTCGAGCGTGAACGTCACCTCGCCGCCCTCGCAGATGGGCAGCTCGTACTGCGAGATCTGGTAGCCCTTCGGGAGGTCCGGGTAGAAGTAGTTCTTCCGCGCGAACACGCTCTTCGGGCGGATCTCGCAGCCGAGCGCGAGGCCGGTCCGCACCGCCATCTCGACCACCGAGCGGTTCAGGGCCGGGAGCGCGCCGGGGAGGCCCAGGCACACCGGGCAGGTGTGCGCGTTGGGCGCGCCGCCGAACGCGGTGGAGCAGCCGCAGAAGATCTTGCTCGCGGTGAGGAGCTGCGCGTGGACCTCGAGCCCGATCACCACCTGGAAGTCGGAGATCGGCATCTCAGGGCTCCGGGGGCGCGGGCAGCGGCCCGAGCTCGCGCTCGAGCGCGCGCGCCGCGCGGAACAGGGTCGCCTCGTCGAACGGGCGCCCCACCAGCTGCAGCCCCACCGGCAGGCCGCTCGCGGCCTCGAGGCCGCACGGCACCGACAGCCCGGGCAGCGCGGCCAGGTTGCAGGTGATGGTGAAGATGTCGGCGAGGTACATCTGCAGCGGGTCCCCGGTGCGCTCGCCCAGCGCGAACGCGACCGACGGGGTGACCGGTCCGGCGATGACGTCGCAGCCCCGGAACGCCTCGTCGAAGTCGCGGCGGATGAGCGTGCGGACCTTCTGCGCGCGCAGGTAGTACGCGTCGTAGTAGCCGGAGCTGAGCGCGTAGGTGCCGAGCATGATGCGGCGCTTGGGCTCGGCGCCGAGCCCCTGCTCGCGGCTCTCCGCGTACATCTCCTTCAGCCCCTTCGCGCCCTCGGCGCGCAGGCCGTAGCGCACGCCGTCGTAGCGGGCCAGGTTGGAGGAGGCCTCCGCCGGCGCGATGAGGTAGTAGGCGCCGATGCCGTACTTCGAGTGCGGCAGGGAGACGTCCACCAGCGTGGCGCCGAGCCGGCGGTAGGTGTCGAGCGCGGCGCGGATCGCGGCCTCGACGCCGGCGTCGAGCCCGCCCGAGAGCCACTCGCGCGGCACGCCCACGCGCAGCCCGCGCGCGCCCTCCTCGAGCGGCCCGAGGTAGTCGTCCACCGGGCGGGTGGAGGAGGTCATGTCCCGCGGGTCGTGCCCGGCGATGGTGCGCAGGACCAGCGCCGCGTCGCCCACCTCGCGGGCGAGCGGGCCCACCTGGTCGAGCGACGAGGCGAACGCCACCACGCCGTAGCGCGAGACGCGGCCGTAGGTCGGCTTCACCCCGACCACGCCGCAGAACGCGGCCGGCTCGCGGATGGAGCCGCCGGTGTCGGTGCCGAGCGAGGCGTGCACCTGCCCCGCCGCCACCGACGCGGCGCTGCCGCCGGAGCTGCCGCCCGGCGTGCGGGAGAGGTCCCACGGGTTGTGGCAGGGCTTGTACGCGCTGTTCTCGTTGGACGAGCCCATGGCGAACTCGTCCATGTTGAGCTTGCCCACGATCACCGCGCCGGCGGCCTCGAGCCGCTCCACCACGGTGGCGTCGTACGGGGGCAGGTAGCCCTCGAGGATCCGCGAGCCCGCGGTGGTGGGGACGCCCTTCGTGACGAAGAGGTCCTTCACCGCCACCGGCACGCCGTCCAGCTCGGAGCGGCGCTCGCCGCGCGCGGCGCGGGCGTCGGCCGCCTTCGCCGCGGCGCGCGCGCGATCGGCGCACACCGCCAGGAACGCGCCCAGCTTGCCGTCCGTCGCCTGGATGCGCGCCAGCGAGGCCTCGACCAGCTCGGTGGACGAGATCGCCTTCGCGGCGACGCCCGCCCCCGCCTCGCGCAGCCCGAGGCGGCAGAGCTCCTTCGCCGGCGTGCTCATTCGATGATCCTCGGCACCTTGAAGGCGGTGCCCTCGCGCGCCGGGGCGGCGGCGGTCGCCTCCTCCGGCGCGAGCGAGGCGCGCACCGCGTCCTCGCGCAGCGCCGGCAGCTCGCCGGCGGCGAGCGCGTGGGTCATGGGCTCGACCGCGGTGACGTCGAGCTCCTCGAGCTGGCGGACGTGGTCGAGGATGGCC from Anaeromyxobacter dehalogenans 2CP-C includes:
- the rpmA gene encoding 50S ribosomal protein L27, with protein sequence MAHKKGQGSSRNGRDSPGQRRGIKVYGSEKVVAGNILVRQVGTLVHPGQNVGMGKDFTLFALIDGTVKYSRTRGDRRVVSVLPGA
- the rplU gene encoding 50S ribosomal protein L21, with the translated sequence MYAVIRTGGKQYRVAQGDRVKIEKLAGDVGGKVNFDVLLVGGEGEAKVGKPTLAGVTVEGEIVAQGKHKKVIHFRKKKEGWTKKRGHRQPYTEVLITTVRA
- a CDS encoding YkvA family protein, with translation MAPRTCPACGRPQGTNGDCISCRDAAARELARDARDVTPETAAAHAESARRFLARPPWYAKTAPAKLRSKLRLLWMVIRDYANGTYRKVPWKAVAALAAAVVYVVSPIDLVPDFLVPFGFTDDVLALALTWGLVKRELREYCQWKGLSPAHFGL
- a CDS encoding potassium transporter, with protein sequence MADLTHTRVFGQATRGLVAIGLRRRPLADLYHLLVTGPWARLCAVYALVYFVTAALFEAAHYALGEAGPAARGSAVAALVALARGASADEVRAALAPRALAAGLVAGAEGFVRWAELVIGAGIVLAKFSLLRARVLFSEVAVVGPHRGGEALQFRMANERTSHVVDAKVSVMLVRDELDDEGEPVRRAHDLPLLRGGTALFSHAWTAAHPIGPASPLAGADGGALAAAEAEIIVTFSGYDEALTRVIYARHVYAAARIRWGARFAPIVSTLPDGRRAVDYRRFHEVVEAEPAGRPERARRRAREG
- the mtnA gene encoding S-methyl-5-thioribose-1-phosphate isomerase, whose amino-acid sequence is MTVREPLRPVLYDDARDLVRLLDQKALPAEERWLELSTAEAVAAAIQDLTVRGAPAIGVAAAYALAVEARRGAGPERLRAAADLLARARPTAVNLAWAVRRMSARIGAPASDVLAEAHAIRDEDEAACRRIGALGAPLVPARARVLTHCNAGALATAGYGTALGVVRAAVEAGNAISVFADETRPFLQGARLTAWELHRDGIPVTVLTDGMAGWLMARGEIGCVVVGADRIAANGDVANKIGTYALAVLAAHHRLPFYVAAPWSTVDLATPTGADIPIEERASDEVVVLAGQRIAPAGVPARYPAFDVTPAALVTAIVTERGVVRAPHAAGLAALATAR
- the gatB gene encoding Asp-tRNA(Asn)/Glu-tRNA(Gln) amidotransferase subunit GatB, translating into MPISDFQVVIGLEVHAQLLTASKIFCGCSTAFGGAPNAHTCPVCLGLPGALPALNRSVVEMAVRTGLALGCEIRPKSVFARKNYFYPDLPKGYQISQYELPICEGGEVTFTLDGRDHTARLVRIHMEEDAGKNVHDVAADGSSGVDLNRAGVPLVEIVSRPDLRSAEEAVEYLKALRAILMALGVNDGNMQEGSLRCDANVSVMRKGASELGTRCEIKNMNSFRFLKQAIEFEARRQVELIEAGEPVVQETRLFDPDRGETRSMRSKEEAHDYRYFPEPDLPPVIVEAALVERLRGELPELPRAKAERYQRSLGLSAQDAGNLVADAAVSAWFDAAVAAYGAGPEAAKKVANWVIGELARLANETGEAPAAWKLTPARLAAVLRLIDAGTIGGPGAKQVVEEVFRTGAEPDAVVKAKGLAQVSDEGAIEAAVDKVLAANPGEVEKYRGGRKNLVGFFVGQVMKEMRGKGNPAVVNALLRRKLGD
- the gatA gene encoding Asp-tRNA(Asn)/Glu-tRNA(Gln) amidotransferase subunit GatA translates to MSTPAKELCRLGLREAGAGVAAKAISSTELVEASLARIQATDGKLGAFLAVCADRARAAAKAADARAARGERRSELDGVPVAVKDLFVTKGVPTTAGSRILEGYLPPYDATVVERLEAAGAVIVGKLNMDEFAMGSSNENSAYKPCHNPWDLSRTPGGSSGGSAASVAAGQVHASLGTDTGGSIREPAAFCGVVGVKPTYGRVSRYGVVAFASSLDQVGPLAREVGDAALVLRTIAGHDPRDMTSSTRPVDDYLGPLEEGARGLRVGVPREWLSGGLDAGVEAAIRAALDTYRRLGATLVDVSLPHSKYGIGAYYLIAPAEASSNLARYDGVRYGLRAEGAKGLKEMYAESREQGLGAEPKRRIMLGTYALSSGYYDAYYLRAQKVRTLIRRDFDEAFRGCDVIAGPVTPSVAFALGERTGDPLQMYLADIFTITCNLAALPGLSVPCGLEAASGLPVGLQLVGRPFDEATLFRAARALERELGPLPAPPEP
- the gatC gene encoding Asp-tRNA(Asn)/Glu-tRNA(Gln) amidotransferase subunit GatC, whose product is MALSLEEVRRIAQLARLRLSEEEERTFAGQLSAILDHVRQLEELDVTAVEPMTHALAAGELPALREDAVRASLAPEEATAAAPAREGTAFKVPRIIE